One genomic region from Verrucomicrobiia bacterium encodes:
- the recJ gene encoding single-stranded-DNA-specific exonuclease RecJ, which produces MRCRWIVADADPVRVRPLECDLGIGRLLARCLVRRGLDDPAAARAFLEPRLKRLADPCGLPDMAKAVDRLLAARADGEPLVIFGDYDVDGVTATTLLETSLSTLGWRVDHYLPHRMDEGYGLSQTGVENCLERFPVNLLLAVDCGSTAAQQIAWLAARDVDVVVLDHHQVSDPPPPAVAVVNPQLAAPGMPDHRELCSVGLAFKLLHALLRQGRDRGLDGFERFDLKPLLDLVALGTVADLVPMIGENRILVTAGLKRLETTTRPGLVALKDVAQTRSPVGVYEVGFQLGPRLNASGRMETAEASLELLLAPDLETARPLAEALDGTNRDRQAIERRIAGDALAQIRSKFRAETDLVIVEGALDWHIGVVGIVAARVLQEFYRPTIIFGGDHQFWRGSGRSVAGFDLAAALRECDDLLEKHGGHAMAAGVTIRPGHLDALRERLNAAARKVLRPELLLPELHLDGEVPLRELSVPAVTELMRLQPFGQRNPAVQVVIPRVTLAVPPQRLGREQQHWKLRVTDGEAHLDVLWWGGAESGTPPPSGVFDLAAMPQLETYNGRTAVRLKFLDWRPSEA; this is translated from the coding sequence ATGAGATGCCGATGGATTGTGGCGGATGCCGATCCCGTGCGGGTGCGCCCTCTCGAGTGCGACCTCGGCATCGGACGCCTCCTGGCGCGCTGTCTGGTGCGGCGCGGCCTGGACGATCCGGCGGCGGCCCGGGCGTTTCTTGAGCCCCGCCTGAAGCGGTTGGCCGACCCGTGCGGGCTGCCGGACATGGCCAAGGCGGTGGACCGTCTGCTGGCCGCCAGGGCCGACGGGGAGCCGCTGGTGATTTTTGGTGATTACGATGTGGACGGCGTGACGGCAACCACGCTGCTGGAGACGAGTCTCTCGACGCTGGGATGGCGGGTGGACCATTACCTCCCGCATCGGATGGACGAGGGCTACGGGTTGAGTCAGACGGGCGTGGAGAATTGTCTGGAGCGATTCCCGGTGAACCTGCTGCTGGCGGTGGACTGCGGCTCCACGGCCGCGCAGCAAATTGCCTGGCTGGCGGCGCGCGATGTGGATGTGGTGGTGCTGGACCACCATCAGGTGAGCGACCCGCCCCCGCCGGCGGTTGCCGTGGTCAATCCGCAGCTGGCGGCGCCCGGAATGCCGGATCACCGGGAACTGTGCTCCGTCGGACTCGCCTTCAAGCTGCTTCATGCGCTGCTGCGGCAGGGGCGCGACCGGGGGTTGGACGGCTTCGAGCGGTTTGACCTCAAGCCCTTGCTGGACTTGGTGGCGCTTGGAACTGTGGCCGATCTGGTGCCCATGATCGGGGAGAACCGGATTCTGGTGACTGCGGGCCTCAAGCGACTGGAGACCACGACGCGTCCAGGCCTGGTGGCCTTGAAGGATGTGGCCCAGACGCGGTCGCCCGTGGGCGTCTACGAGGTCGGGTTCCAGCTCGGCCCCCGGCTCAACGCCTCGGGCCGCATGGAGACGGCCGAGGCATCCCTCGAACTGCTGCTGGCACCCGACCTCGAGACGGCCCGTCCACTGGCCGAGGCCCTTGATGGGACCAACCGCGACCGCCAGGCCATTGAGCGACGCATCGCCGGTGACGCGCTGGCGCAGATCCGGTCGAAGTTCCGGGCCGAGACCGACCTCGTGATCGTCGAGGGGGCCCTCGACTGGCACATTGGCGTGGTGGGGATCGTGGCGGCCCGGGTGCTGCAGGAGTTCTATCGTCCGACCATCATTTTCGGCGGGGACCATCAATTCTGGCGGGGTTCCGGGCGGAGTGTGGCGGGATTCGACCTCGCGGCGGCCCTGCGGGAATGCGACGACCTGCTGGAAAAGCACGGAGGACATGCCATGGCGGCGGGTGTGACCATCCGGCCGGGGCATCTGGATGCCCTCCGGGAGCGCTTGAACGCCGCCGCCCGGAAGGTGCTGCGTCCGGAACTGTTGCTGCCGGAACTTCATCTGGACGGCGAAGTGCCGTTGCGCGAGCTCAGCGTGCCCGCGGTGACCGAGTTGATGCGGCTGCAGCCGTTTGGTCAGCGCAACCCGGCCGTTCAGGTGGTCATCCCCCGGGTCACCCTGGCGGTACCCCCGCAACGTCTCGGACGGGAACAGCAGCATTGGAAGCTCCGGGTGACCGACGGCGAGGCGCATCTGGACGTCCTGTGGTGGGGCGGTGCGGAGTCGGGCACCCCGCCGCCCTCCGGCGTTTTCGACCTGGCGGCCATGCCCCAATTGGAGACCTACAACGGGCGGACCGCCGTCCGTTTGAAGTTTCTCGACTGGCGTCCCTCGGAAGCCTGA
- a CDS encoding MFS transporter: MAILAAGIGFAIRGGILADWGREFGFTASELGLIGGAGFTGFCFGIIVGGLVADRIGYGKLVVAAFLLHILSAFVTFGASAGMAKTTAYNFLFVGTFIFALANGTLEAVANPLVATLFPNNRTHYLNILHASWPLGLVIGGAMGWILGERLGVGWKIQLGLFLIPTAVYGFLFFGQSYPKSEASQKGLSLGQMFKDVGLLGAAVIAFMLWLFFKDNLGGILGSLTGNEFFGGSAWAILAIVVGVVAFLWFSSLSGFAIGAWLLFVLFITHIMVGAVELGTDQWIQNITGNILTSGEGRILFVFTSLTMFVLRFCADFIEKRIGLSPIGILLVCAVLATVGLNLTAGITTFFGALLALTVYGIGKTFFWPTMLAVVSDRFPRTGAVAISIMGGLGMMSAGLIGSPGLGYAKDRFAGEALQASDPAAFAEYRADRPSKFLFFSDAYGLDGMKLGAAKETPANERTAVKQAVVTADQNGDRKTLRADSFIPAVMAVIYLLLLLYFKAIGGYKPVSINNTLGTAES; this comes from the coding sequence ATGGCGATCCTTGCCGCCGGCATCGGCTTTGCCATCCGCGGCGGCATTCTGGCCGATTGGGGACGGGAGTTTGGCTTCACGGCTTCCGAGCTGGGCCTGATCGGTGGCGCCGGGTTCACCGGGTTCTGCTTCGGCATCATTGTCGGCGGCCTGGTGGCGGACCGGATCGGCTACGGCAAGCTGGTGGTCGCCGCCTTCCTGCTGCACATCCTGTCCGCCTTCGTGACCTTCGGTGCGAGTGCCGGCATGGCGAAGACCACCGCGTACAACTTCCTCTTCGTCGGCACGTTCATCTTCGCCCTGGCCAATGGCACCCTGGAAGCGGTGGCCAACCCGCTGGTGGCGACGCTGTTTCCCAACAACCGCACCCATTATCTGAACATCCTCCACGCCTCCTGGCCGCTGGGGCTGGTGATCGGCGGTGCCATGGGCTGGATCCTCGGTGAACGGTTGGGCGTGGGCTGGAAGATCCAGCTGGGCCTGTTTCTGATTCCGACGGCGGTGTACGGTTTCCTGTTTTTTGGACAGAGTTATCCAAAATCCGAGGCCTCTCAAAAGGGCCTCAGTCTCGGGCAGATGTTCAAGGACGTCGGCCTGCTTGGGGCCGCGGTCATCGCCTTCATGCTGTGGCTGTTCTTCAAGGACAACCTCGGCGGCATCCTGGGGTCCCTCACGGGCAACGAATTCTTCGGCGGTTCGGCCTGGGCCATCCTGGCCATCGTGGTCGGGGTCGTCGCGTTCCTCTGGTTCTCGAGTCTCAGCGGCTTTGCCATCGGGGCCTGGCTCCTGTTCGTCCTGTTCATCACCCACATCATGGTGGGTGCGGTCGAACTCGGCACCGACCAGTGGATTCAGAACATCACCGGCAACATCCTGACTTCCGGCGAGGGCAGGATCCTCTTTGTCTTCACCTCATTGACCATGTTCGTGTTGCGCTTTTGCGCCGACTTCATCGAGAAGCGCATCGGGCTGTCGCCCATCGGCATCCTGCTGGTGTGCGCGGTGCTGGCCACCGTCGGCCTCAACCTGACCGCGGGCATCACCACCTTCTTCGGCGCGCTGCTGGCGCTCACCGTGTACGGCATCGGCAAGACGTTCTTCTGGCCCACCATGCTGGCGGTGGTTTCGGACCGCTTCCCGCGCACCGGCGCCGTGGCGATTTCGATCATGGGCGGCCTCGGCATGATGAGCGCCGGTCTGATCGGCTCCCCCGGACTCGGGTACGCCAAGGACCGCTTCGCCGGCGAGGCCCTCCAGGCGTCCGACCCGGCGGCGTTTGCCGAGTACAGGGCCGACCGGCCGTCGAAGTTCCTGTTCTTCAGCGATGCCTATGGACTCGACGGCATGAAGTTGGGCGCGGCGAAGGAGACGCCCGCCAACGAGCGCACCGCGGTGAAGCAGGCCGTGGTGACCGCGGACCAGAACGGCGACCGCAAGACCTTGAGGGCCGACTCGTTCATCCCCGCGGTCATGGCGGTGATCTATCTCCTCCTGCTGCTCTACTTCAAGGCCATCGGCGGCTACAAGCCGGTGAGCATCAACAACACCCTCGGCACGGCCGAAAGCTGA
- a CDS encoding formylglycine-generating enzyme family protein, with amino-acid sequence MRLLSFLSLPGGLTGPAAVRDFFAGFRDWGLLALWLGWLGAAAGAEPEVRNVRAAQRAGTALVDVYYDLVGAGAPVTVEVAVSADGGASYAVAARTLSGAVGEGVVAGLNRHIVWNAGSDLADFVAPAMRVKVTARAGPGPAPDGFVLIPAGSFQMGDSFGEGWEGERPVHTVSVSAFYMGRTAVTKSQWDSVRGWAVVNGYTDLVPGGGNGPDHPVHSVSWYDVVKWCNARSEREGLPPVYRVNGTVYRTGERTPTIEYAAHGYRLPSEAEWEKAARGGLSGRRFPWGDTISHSQANYASWDGYSYDVSPTRGVHPAYQSGGSPFTSPVGSFASNGYGIYDMAGNVWQWCNDWWDGDYYVNSPGVDPRGPSSGGFRVYRGGAWYYDADYCRSACRSYSFGPYYRYYDVGFRLARSSGP; translated from the coding sequence ATGCGTCTCCTCTCCTTCCTGTCTCTTCCGGGCGGTCTCACCGGGCCCGCTGCCGTCCGGGATTTCTTCGCCGGGTTTCGCGATTGGGGCCTGCTGGCCCTCTGGCTCGGTTGGCTGGGCGCGGCTGCGGGGGCGGAGCCGGAGGTAAGGAATGTGCGGGCGGCGCAGCGGGCGGGGACGGCGCTGGTGGATGTGTACTACGATCTGGTCGGGGCGGGGGCGCCGGTGACGGTGGAGGTGGCGGTGTCGGCCGACGGCGGGGCGAGTTACGCGGTGGCGGCGAGGACGTTGAGCGGCGCGGTGGGGGAGGGTGTGGTGGCGGGACTGAACCGCCATATCGTGTGGAACGCGGGATCGGACTTGGCCGATTTCGTCGCACCGGCGATGCGGGTGAAGGTGACGGCGCGGGCGGGGCCGGGCCCAGCGCCCGACGGCTTCGTCCTTATTCCGGCGGGAAGCTTCCAGATGGGGGACAGTTTTGGCGAAGGTTGGGAAGGTGAACGTCCGGTGCATACGGTGTCGGTGAGCGCGTTTTACATGGGGAGAACGGCGGTGACGAAGTCGCAGTGGGATTCGGTGCGGGGATGGGCGGTGGTCAATGGCTACACGGACCTAGTCCCCGGCGGTGGAAATGGGCCCGACCATCCGGTGCATAGCGTGTCATGGTATGACGTGGTGAAGTGGTGCAATGCGCGGAGCGAACGGGAGGGACTGCCCCCGGTGTACCGCGTGAATGGAACCGTGTATCGGACGGGTGAGCGTACGCCCACCATCGAGTACGCAGCCCACGGCTACCGGCTGCCGAGCGAAGCGGAGTGGGAAAAGGCGGCGCGGGGCGGCCTGAGCGGCCGGCGGTTCCCGTGGGGCGACACGATCAGCCACAGCCAGGCGAATTATGCAAGCTGGGACGGCTACAGTTACGACGTGAGCCCGACGCGAGGCGTTCATCCGGCCTACCAAAGCGGCGGTTCTCCCTTCACGAGCCCGGTGGGATCATTTGCCTCGAATGGCTACGGAATTTACGACATGGCGGGGAACGTTTGGCAGTGGTGCAATGATTGGTGGGATGGCGACTATTACGTCAACTCTCCGGGCGTTGATCCGCGGGGTCCGAGTTCGGGCGGGTTCCGGGTGTACCGGGGCGGCGCCTGGTACTACGACGCCGACTACTGCCGCTCCGCCTGCCGCAGCTACAGCTTCGGCCCGTACTACCGCTACTACGACGTCGGTTTCCGGCTCGCCCGCAGTTCAGGTCCCTAA
- a CDS encoding leucine-rich repeat domain-containing protein codes for MHLSTPETRGRRTTRLWLSTLVTLSLCFPARAQFDYRVEDGGITIVRYTGDGGAVDIPSTLDGLPVRAIGGWAFQSQTAVTEVTIPDTVARIGTNAFLRCTGMTHFSIPDGVVTIDDGILADCIGLTNIVVSPANPAYASRDGVLFDHTLEILKQFPGGLDGNYVVPEGVHEIAPMAFAGCTVLTGVTVPSGVTTMGGRAFAGCARLAEVQLNSGISRIPEDAFASCVRLASMTVPEGVTEIGRLAFHGCIALTNLVLPEGLKTLGGSAFRDCTALTTVFLPGSLEAVDGGAFSGCLSLRTVRFGDGLATIGREMFADCSALDAVEIPDSVLQIGDAAFHGCRALATVRLPAGLTAIEWGLFAECVSLTQIVIPDSVSQIGPYAFSGTGLASVAIPSLVESIGVGAFSGCPELANITVSPLNTSFRSVDGVLFDHSLQTLLQFPAARRGEYAVPDGVVLLGQESFSKSALGNLLIPGSLSEIGQFAFAACLNLTRITIPGAVTRIGHEAFAGATNLVAAYFLGDPPSAERLFPIDPPPTVYYMPGTIGWSTHFGWAPTALWVPVASNSRFTGGQFATSVDGPVSVVLVLESRPSLDTAAPWQPVATNTIPGTSQSQLTDTSAGESAIRFYRVRSP; via the coding sequence ATGCACCTCTCAACTCCTGAAACCCGCGGACGCCGAACCACCCGTCTCTGGCTCTCCACCCTGGTCACCCTCTCACTGTGTTTTCCGGCGCGAGCCCAGTTTGATTACCGGGTGGAAGACGGCGGCATCACCATTGTCCGCTACACCGGCGACGGAGGGGCGGTGGACATTCCTTCCACGCTGGATGGCCTGCCGGTCCGCGCCATCGGCGGATGGGCATTCCAATCCCAAACGGCCGTCACCGAGGTGACGATTCCCGACACTGTGGCGCGCATCGGCACCAATGCCTTCCTGCGCTGCACCGGTATGACTCACTTCTCGATTCCCGACGGTGTGGTCACCATTGACGACGGCATCCTCGCCGACTGCATCGGCCTGACCAACATCGTGGTCAGCCCTGCCAATCCCGCCTACGCCAGCCGGGATGGGGTCCTCTTCGACCATACGCTGGAGATTCTCAAGCAGTTCCCCGGCGGCCTCGACGGGAACTACGTCGTTCCTGAAGGGGTGCACGAAATCGCCCCAATGGCGTTTGCCGGCTGTACCGTCCTCACCGGGGTGACCGTGCCCTCAGGAGTGACCACGATGGGCGGCCGGGCCTTTGCGGGCTGCGCCCGCTTGGCGGAGGTCCAATTGAATTCTGGAATTTCCAGAATTCCCGAGGATGCCTTCGCCTCATGCGTGCGGCTCGCCAGCATGACGGTTCCCGAAGGGGTCACAGAAATAGGACGTTTGGCGTTTCATGGCTGCATTGCTCTGACGAATCTCGTGTTGCCGGAAGGACTGAAAACACTGGGAGGCTCGGCATTCCGCGACTGCACCGCGCTGACCACAGTTTTCCTGCCTGGCAGTCTGGAGGCCGTAGACGGGGGGGCTTTTTCAGGATGCCTGAGCTTGCGAACGGTTCGGTTCGGTGACGGACTGGCCACCATCGGACGGGAAATGTTTGCAGACTGCAGTGCTCTCGACGCGGTCGAGATTCCCGACTCGGTGCTCCAGATTGGGGATGCGGCCTTCCACGGCTGTCGTGCCCTCGCTACAGTCCGCCTCCCGGCCGGCCTGACTGCCATCGAGTGGGGCCTGTTCGCCGAGTGCGTCTCGCTCACCCAAATCGTCATTCCGGACTCGGTTTCTCAAATCGGCCCCTACGCCTTTTCCGGAACCGGACTGGCGAGTGTTGCCATCCCGTCCCTCGTGGAATCCATCGGCGTCGGAGCCTTCAGCGGGTGTCCCGAACTCGCGAACATCACGGTCAGCCCGTTGAACACCTCGTTTCGAAGCGTGGATGGGGTTCTGTTCGACCATTCCCTCCAGACGCTGCTCCAATTCCCGGCCGCGCGCCGCGGTGAGTACGCCGTTCCAGACGGGGTCGTCCTGCTCGGTCAGGAATCTTTCTCGAAATCGGCTTTGGGGAACCTGCTGATTCCCGGGAGCCTCTCGGAAATCGGGCAGTTCGCCTTTGCAGCCTGCCTGAACCTGACCCGCATTACCATCCCGGGCGCAGTCACCCGGATTGGGCATGAAGCCTTCGCAGGCGCCACCAATCTGGTGGCAGCCTACTTTCTTGGGGATCCGCCCAGCGCGGAACGCCTTTTCCCGATTGATCCGCCTCCGACGGTGTATTACATGCCCGGCACGATCGGCTGGAGTACTCACTTCGGCTGGGCACCCACCGCCCTTTGGGTTCCGGTTGCCTCGAATTCCCGATTTACCGGAGGCCAGTTCGCCACATCCGTTGA